A window of Nicotiana sylvestris chromosome 8, ASM39365v2, whole genome shotgun sequence genomic DNA:
TAAAATTCTATGTACTCACTGTCCAAAGAAATTTCACGAAAGGTGAAGTATTATCAAATTTCGCTGAATAAAACAAGTGAAATAATAAAGAATTAACGTCATAAGAAAAAGAAACATCAACGAACATGTATACAGTATACATTTACCTAACATTAAACAGAAAGTAAAACTATTATACAGCATAAATGTTATATAAGTTAAAATATACTATGCATACGCTACTTTTTGCACAAGGAAACAAATCAACGAAATCATTACAAATTGGTAGTTAATAATCTTACCGTATTTaacaaaattaaaagaaagatTGGGACTAGTCTCTTTTTGTTTCTGCAACAGAGGAGTAGCTGTGAAACTCTAGGccaagaagaaaatagagaatcGAAGCAAAGTTAAGCGAAGAAAGCAAAATCCGAAACCCAAATCAGCaactaaattttcttttttacctcacaatattacTCTAATAAATAATATATTAATCCTTGAATATTAAGAAAATTGAAACATTGTCTAAAACGAATACTAACATTATTCCATAAAATAAATAATACGAATTGATACTAATGACTACTAGCTTATTCACTAACTAATACAAATaagcaaaataaaaataaaatcaaactaCTCAATCTTCTTTAACCACAGATCCATCACCGATCAAGTGGTctatttttccatcagggtgcTCAAAGAAATCTGCCACATCCAAGTGGGTGATGTCAAAATCATTGTCAGAGACAAAATTGGCTTCAGGGCCTTTATTATttagagatgcttgataaagTTCAACCAAATATCTTAGTACACGACAAATATTTGCCCAATGCCCTTTTCCACCGCAACGATAATATTCGGTTTCTGAACCATTTGCCTTTGACTTCTCATCTTTCCCTTTCCACTTTTGGTGGTTATTTTTCTTTGGGGGGTGATTAACACCAGAAAAATTTCTTCCATGTCCACGGCCACGATCATGACCACGTCCACGACCACGAATAGGGCCACGGCCTTTTCCACGCTTAGTATAATGGGAATACACCTCATCCACTTCAGGTAATGGTGTAGACCCAGTGGGTCGATTTTCGTGATTTCTCATGAGCAAGTCATTGTTTCGCTCAGCCACAAGGAGAAGAGAAATCAGCTCAGAGTACTTCTTGAAACCTTTCTCTCTGTACTGCTGTTGCAGgaccatattggaggcatgaaacattgtaaacgttttttcaagcatatcataatCAGTGATAGTATCTCTACAGAGTTTCAGTTTAGAAGTAATTCTGAACATcgcagaattatattcagaaacagacttaaagtcttggagccttagatgagcccaatcatatcgtgcttgtggaagagtgaccaactttaagttgtcatataTTTCTTTTAAGCCATTCCACAAAACAAGTTGATCTTTGACTgtgagatattctattttcaaccCTTTATCAAAGTGATGtcgcaagaaaatcaaggccttagcacagtcttgggtggatgctttagttttgtctttaatggcgtctccaagacccattgcatctaaatgaatttcagcatccaacactcatgtcatatagttcttgcccgaaatttcaaaggcaacgaactttcttttcataatgttAGTCATAattaaaaagaggagaaaagttaTACCTTAACCTTCTCAAAAGCTTCTTGAGacggtagagtctcgtgctgataacgtgtgatgaaataataaaagaagaagaacaatattgcagagaaagagagagaggaaattcttattgaattttgggatgatttacaatggggtaagacccctctatttatagggggaaaatgacttaaccacaaagtaaaactctctacaagatggacattcactctaaatagaattGTATTCATAACATACCCATAGTAGTTTTTGTGGGGaactttttctttattctccaattcttttttatttctatgctcttttttttttcttttctccttttctgttttctcgttttcttcttattttttcttttgttccttttctaatttcatttaacttctttttttatatttttttctcttcataatctaatttcatttattgttttcaatattttttattattccttTTTTATACTATTACTAAAGAAATATCAAATTGTGTACAaattaaatgtagctaatacaacGAAAAAATATCAACTAACACATGATACAGGTATAGTATATAGATATATCAACAGGGGATACAATTGTACGCAAAGAATTAAGAAAATTAATTCAGTTATTAAATTGTAATAAAATCAgttgtcaataaaaatttcaaaaaattctaaaaggatctaattgtaagagtatacTGTTACATTATATAGCatactataatatatatatatacatacatacatatatatatatatatatatatatatatatatatatatatatatatatatatatatatatatatatagactacTGATTAAAACTTACTCACTTTGAATTTGCCCCTCACGATGGGTAAAAgtttaaagcaaattaaaagggaaaaggcaagtgaatttacgggtaataaatatattattatagtatattgtatactattacaaCATATTGTTACAGTATATTGCATATTATTATATTATTCTATAACattatattgtatactataatagtatattgttgcagtataactatatactcctatagtatattgtatactgtAACGGTATACTATTAGGTAACTGTGTTCTTATTCGATTATTACAATATATTATTGCAGTATATTATAAACTATAATAGTATATTGTTGCAttatagctatatactcctacaacATATTGTATATCGTAGCGGTATATTATTGGGTAGTTGTGTTGTTCTTTGATTATCAGCTGAAAATTTCGATCTCAATGACCTCAAATCAGCTCCAAATGCTATTAAATTTCATTATGAACTTCCAGAAGGTACTATAAGTAATATTTAACTGCAcccactttgaatcaaacaagaaatcttcaaaaataaaattaagcttCAAGCCCAATAATGGTGGATATTCAAATACACATAAAAATTTAGATCTAGGAAGCTTACTCGAACATTTTAAACACGCACCAAAAGTTCAGATCTAAAAATTTGAATTCATACACATAAAGTTCCAATTTTTCTTTTCATATATGAAATTGGATCCACTACTTTGTAGTATTTCTCTATTGAATAAGGGATAGAGACTCACCGAGAACTTTTTTCTACTTAATTTTCTTGCCAATGATATATGGAAGATAAAATTTAAGAATAAAAGGAATTGCTATTGTTGGAAGAATATGAAGAGAAAATGAATTGATGGCgtaaaaggaagaaagagaaAATAGGGAGAAAAACAGAGGAACATATAAGGCAGCTTTAAACTataaaattagtattagtacccgcgcaaTGCGCGGATAAAAATTATGTCAAATTGTGATGTAGGTTATTTGAATCATGTGCGAATAACCTTAAATATAAACCTCtgagataaaaattatataacattagatattaattatgaagcaggatacgaaattattgttcaaatctcgtaGCGGACAatctattttttatatatatatttgtagtaGCATAACCCTTAATTTTAGTATTTGTATTTCGTTTCGCTGtcaatattaaagaatactaaacatgtcatattgtgatctgtcttgtttgagcacattagataatattattttaacaaaattcttactatcactttctttttattttaaagtcaaatatgtcttatttatcacatcatttttatgcatttttttgttcttttcttatagttattgtattattgtaatatttaattttattatactatcatataattttttattagcttaataattaaattaatgtcttgcttattatcctttaatagtctttaataaatataaatGTTTTATTCTTGAAATCTAGTATATTTTTATGCTTGTAACCTCTTATTCGAAaatttttaatcatttaaatttataagtaatatttaaaatatatcttaataattaaatttttttatttttaaattaatttaaagtataagtatcctcacactacctTTATTTTTTCTACATTCTCTTCCCTACTACAATATTTTAGttagtttttatattaatgttTCGCCTATAactaaaataatatcatattttattttaaattgaaaCTTTGAGTtaagttatttgattattatgttccaaatgtattgagttctcttataattatttttgtattagatgtagttaaattttctttcttttttagcttcAAGATACacatttaatttaatttttattagtaaCATTACCTATattggaattttattttgtatttttaaaattttattttaatcataaacaaatattttttaattattttaaacacATTATATCTGAATATTGTAGCAatattttcaatgtcatattATTTCTTTatgtaaattttctttcttttttatttttaatacacaaatttaatttttaatttttattagtaaaattacctaatatagaaatttatttttatttctaaattttatttttttattttttttattttatttttcgtaaataagacttcaattttgTGGTATTATCCATAATTTGAGTATTCTCGtcatagttttaagaactttctaatctcaaattcaactagtctttcccttttattttgaatagtaaatttttaataatttaacgtAATTTTGCTATTTTAATCTGATATACAGTCTTATTATGTTTTACGTGGCTTTTCATTAATTTGTAACTTTttttaatatcattatcaactactattctttaatataatatagataaatatataacttcttaatcataaaataaatattcatTTTGATTTAAAATATtgcttgaaaattttaaatttttataatatttttaagtattgtatatttactttattttatttttaaaattatgattTATAAATATCCTTGCATTATCTCTAATTgatttttattattcaatattttaagtttttgattttgtatattagacttgagttacatGGACTTACCCATATTATGACTTTACTTATCACAATATAAAAGACTTTTTTATCTCaaatttaaattagttttaccCTTTTTCTCTATGATAgaaatctgaatttttattttttctctatttagtcTTTATTTTTGACATTATATTATTCAATTCttaatattattacattatcatgtggatttttattagcttgttcgaatttaatatatatttcattcacactcattctaatataatatagataaaaattaaataactttctcatctcaaattcaaatattttttagtaaaaactggtcccacgagcctccaaaatcaatgacataggctcggagcatgtcctcaagaatctgaatagtcctctcagactgaccgtccgtctggggatgaaatgtcgtactcaactcaacctcggtgcccaactctcgctgaaccgctctccagaaatgagaagtaaactgcgtaccccaatccgaaatgatagatagcggcacaccatgaaggcgaacaatctccctgatataaatctcggctaacctttcggacgaataggtggctgcaacaggaacaaaatgtgctgacttggttagcctatcaacaatgaaccaaactgcatcaaactttttccgagtcatcggaagtccagtaacgaaatccatcgtagtcctctcccacttccactcgggaagggcaatcctctgaaatagaccaccgggtctttgatgctcgtacttaacttgctgacaattcaaacatcgagccacgtgcgcaacgatgtctttcttcatcttacgccaccaatagtgttgcctcagatcctgatacatccttGCGGCAcgcgggtgaatagaataccgagaattgtgggcctccgctaagatcaactctcgaatcccatcaacattgggcacacaaactcgcccctgcaatctgaatacaccatcatcatctaaggttactttcttggcacctccacactgcaccgtgtctctcaagacacacaaatggggatcctcaaactgccgctcgcggatacgctctaatagtgaggaacgagcaaccgtgcaagctaacactctgctaggctcagaaatatccaacctcacaagacgattggccaaggcctgaacatccaaagcaagcgatctctggctgactggaatataagcaagactacccatgctggcggacttcctgctcaatgcatcggccaccacattggccttccccgggtggtataagatagtaacatcataatcctttagcaactctaaccacctcctctgcctcaaattcaactctttctgcttgaacagatactgaagactcttgtgatcggtgtaaacctcacacgtcacgccatataagtaatgcctccagatcttcagggcatgaacaatggctgccaactcgagatcatgaaccggataattcttctcgtggatcttcaactgcctcgaagcataagcaatgactttgccttcctgcatcaacactgcaccaagcccaatacgagatgcatcacaatagaccgtatatggccctgaacctgtgggcaaaaccaatactggtgccatagtcagagccgtcttgagcttctgaaagctcgcctcacactcgtccgaccacctgaactggacacccttctaggtcaatctggtcataggggctgcaatggatgaaaaccactctacgaaccgacggtagtaacctgctaaccctaggaaactccgaatatccgtagctaaaactggtcgaggccagttcttgactgcctctatcttcttcgggtctacctgaatacctgctgctgatacgacatgacccaggaatgcgaccgaactcaaccaaaactcgcactttgagaacttagcatacaactgactatcctttagggtctgaaggaccactctgaggtgctgctcatgctcctcctgactgcgggagtatataagaatatcgtcaatgaagactatcacgaacaagtccaaataaggtctgaacactcggttcatcaactccatgaacgctgctggggcattagtcaatccaaatgacatgaccaaaaactcatagtgcccataccgagtgcgaaatgctgtcttagggacatcagacgccctaatcctcagctggtggtagccagatctcaaatctatctttgaaaacacctcgCACCCTGAAGgtggtcgaataaatcgtcgatcctcggcagtggatacttattattaattgtaaccttgtttaattgccggtaatcgatgcacattctcatcgaaccatcctttttcttaacaaacaacatcggcgcaccctaaggtgaaacactgggtctaatgaaacctttctcaagcaaatcctgcagctgttcctttaactctttcaactccggcggggccatacgatatggcgggatagaaatgggctgagtgcccggggccaaatcaatacaaaagtcgatatccctgtcgggcggcatacccggcaagtctgaaaggaaaacctcaggaaactcccgaacaacgggcatagaatcaatagaagaggcctccgcactagaatcgcaaacatacgccaagtaggccaaacatcccttctcgaccatacgccgagctttcacatacgagataacactgcgggtacaatgaccagaagtccctctccactctaaacggggtaaatccggtaaggctaaggtcacggtcttggcatggcaatccaagatagcatggtacggggataaccaatccatccccaatataacatcaaagtcgaccatgtccaaaagcaacaaatcaacacgggtctcaagacccccaaacactacgatacaagaacgatgaacttggtcgaccacaatagaatcacctaccggtgttgacacataaacaggaatactcaacgagtcactaggcataaccaaatagggtgcaaaataggacgacacatatgaatacgtagatccgggatcaaatagcacagaagcctccctatcacagaccaaaatagtacctgtaatcacagcatctgatgactcagcctctggcctggctggcaaagcatagcaatggggttgggccccacctccATGAATCATATCCCtaggacgatctgctgctggttgacccctacctctagcggtctgagctccacctctaagacctctacctccacctctatgtcctctacccccgcctctagctggctgggcaggctgtggggcaactggtgcatAGATCATTGGGTGAGAACCCTactgctgcgagctgctggaagctcgagggcaatatctagcaatgtgactcacatcgccgcaagtataacaagccctcggctgctgagaataacgaagtgatggtgcactgataggtgctgatggtgaactgaatagctgctggtcagaatactgcgactgagaaccacgaccacctggtgtactatgagaagcctggagagttgactgaaagggcctcgaaggatggcctctaccataagaattcctacctccagacgaggtaccactgaatctaccagaatgacggggcctcttatcagacccatgaccacctccctaagcaagtgccatctctatccggcgggcaccatctgccgcctcctgaaatgaaatctcactaccggcactcatggccatctgaacacggatcacctgggccaacccatcaataaacctccgcaccctctctctatcggtggggagtatcacaatggcatgacgagcaagatcaatgaaccgggtctcatactgagtgaccgtcataggaccctacaggagacgctcaaactgcctgcgaagagcatctcgctgagtaactggaagaaacttccccagaaataactctgaaaactgatctcaggtcaatgatggcgaccctgctggcctagctaaacagaaatccctccaccaagtcttgacaGATCCTGCCAGgcaaaaagtggcgaagtcgaccccattggtctctacaatgcccatagtccgtagaacctcatgacagctgaatatgaaatcctgagcatcctctgagggagtgccactatatgtagtagtgaagagcttggtgaaatgatcaagcctccacaaatcATCCGTGGACATAACCGCACCAtaactggactgagccgcaatacctgactgggctaccacagctggctgaattgctggaacctgagcctgaggagctaccggctctggagtacgagtatcgggagtctgaactcctcccccagcctaagatgtagctggagctacgggaagcaaactcgctctagaaatgccctccataaagcctaccagtcggaccaaagcgtcctgaagcactggagtggctatgaaaccctccgggacctgagctgggcccactggaacagctggggccggaacctcctcctcaaaattgacctgaggctccgtcactggaaatgctgctcggggctgagctctgccccggcctcgccCTCGCcatctgcccctaataggggctgctgctgggggctcaggctgttgcgcggtagatgaggaaacacgtgtcctcgccatttgcgaaagaacagagtggaaagacaatcagtacttgagaaatagaatcgcacgacaagaatgaacaaggtgaagttttcctaactccgtagcctctgcgggataaatacagacgtctccgtaccgatccctcagactctactgagcttgtccgtgagttgtgagacctgagtaacctagtgctctgataccaacttgtcacgacccggat
This region includes:
- the LOC138876397 gene encoding uncharacterized protein, producing MGLGDAIKDKTKASTQDCAKALIFLRHHFDKGLKIEYLTVKDQLVLWNGLKEIYDNLKLVTLPQARYDWAHLRLQDFKSVSEYNSAMFRITSKLKLCRDTITDYDMLEKTFTMFHASNMVLQQQYREKGFKKYSELISLLLVAERNNDLLMRNHENRPTGSTPLPEVDEVYSHYTKRGKGRGPIRGRGRGHDRGRGHGRNFSGVNHPPKKNNHQKWKGKDEKSKANGSETEYYRCGGKGHWANICRVLRYLVELYQASLNNKGPEANFVSDNDFDITHLDVADFFEHPDGKIDHLIGDGSVVKED